The following are encoded in a window of Oncorhynchus keta strain PuntledgeMale-10-30-2019 chromosome 10, Oket_V2, whole genome shotgun sequence genomic DNA:
- the tmcc1b gene encoding transmembrane and coiled-coil domains protein 1b isoform X3, whose protein sequence is MKRGTSLQSRRTKAGGTGDPPQKGSPQIHRRSTQEVMLLQAGRPRSSSTTDTPTSPALADMLLTSGYHSTEEPDRLDCLDGSGPAVSPNALSCGADGYGLDSVDTTPDPQRTKQAIAQLQQKILKLTEQIKIEQTARDDNVAEYLKLANNADKQQSARIKQVFEKKNQKSAQTIQQLQRKLEHYHRKLREVEHNGIPRHPKDVLRDMHQGLKGVGAKVTGGLSSFSHATHSAAGAVVSKPREIASLIRNKFGSADNISALKDSLDEPQEDGQVLGTGGSRTLGGASSPKYGSEDDCSSATSGSAGANSITGAPGGPPSSKGLNTLEHGQSLGLDTLLHEVQELRDSQGRLDESFDSLKSHYQRDYTMIMQALQEERYRSPLHATHNRQRNRCERLEEQLNDLTELHQNEILNLKQELASMEEKIAYQSYERARDIQEALEVCQTRISKMELQQQQQQVVQLEGLENATARTLLGKLINVLLAVMAVLLVFVSTVANCVVPLMKTRSRTFSTLLFVVLLAFLWRNWEVISQYLDRFLLSPS, encoded by the exons ATGAAGCGAGGGACCAGTCTGCAGAGCCGCCGCACTAAGGCGGGGGGGACCGGGGACCCCCCCCAGAAAGGCAGCCCCCAGATCCACCGGAGGAGTACACAGGAGGTTATGCTGCTGCAGGCTGGCCGCCCGCGCTCCTCCTCCACCACGGACACGCCCACCAGCCCCGCCCTGGCCGACATGCTGCTCACTTCCGGGTACCACTCCACTGAGGAGCCTGACAGG CTGGATTGTCTGGACGGTTCCGGCCCGGCCGTATCGCCCAACGCCCTCTCCTGCGGAGCCGACGGTTACGGGCTGGACTCGGTCGACACCACCCCCGACCCCCAGCGCACAAAACAGGCCATCGCCCAGCTGCAGCAGAAGATCCTCAAGCTCACAGAGCAGATCAAGATTGAGCAGACGGCCAGAGACGACAACGTGGCCGAGTACCTGAAGCTGGCCAACAACGCGGACAAGCAGCAGAGTGCCCGCATCAAACAGGTGTTTGAGAAGAAGAACCAGAAGTCGGCCCAGACCATCCAGCAGCTGCAGAGGAAGCTGGAGCACTACCATCGCAAACTGAGAGAGGTGGAACACAACGGTATCCCCCGTCATCCCAAAGACGTGCTCCGAGACATGCACCAAGGCCTCAAGGGCGTGGGCGCTAAG GTCACCGGTGGCCTCTCCAGCTTCTCCCACGCCACTCACTCGGCGGCCGGGGCCGTGGTGTCCAAGCCTCGAGAGATCGCCTCCCTCATCCGCAACAAGTTTGGCAGCGCAGACAACATATCTGCCCTGAAGGACTCCCTGGACGAGCCCCAGGAAGATGGTCAAGTTTTGGGGACTGGGGGGTCCAGGACCCTGGGGGGGGCTTCTAGCCCCAAGTACGGCAGCGAGGACGACTGCTCCAGTGCCACCTCCGGCTCGGCTGGGGCCAACAGCATCACAGGGGCCCCCGGGGGCCCGCCCAGCTCTAAGGGCTTGAACACACTGGAGCACGGCCAGAGCTTGGGCTTGGACACGCTGCTCCACGAGGTCCAGGAGCTCCGGGACAGCCAAGGTCGGCTGGATGAGTCGTTTGACAGCCTGAAAAGCCATTACCAGAGAGACTACACCATGATCATGCAGGCCCTgcaggaggagagatacaggtcgCCACTGCATGCCACACACAACCGACAACGCAACCG gtgtgagCGTTTAGAGGAGCAGCTGAATGACTTAACAGAGCTGCACCAGAATGAGATCCTGAACCTGAAGCAGGAGCTGGCCAGCATGGAGGAGAAGATCGCCTATCAGTCTTACGAGAGAGCTAGAGACATTCAG GAGGCTCTGGAGGTGTGCCAGACGCGTATCTCCAAGATGGAGCtgcagcaacaacagcagcaggtGGTCCAGCTAGAGGGCCTAGAGAACGCCACGGCCCGGACCTTGCTGGGCAAGCTCATCAACGTACTGCTAGCCGTCATGGCCGTGCTCCTGGTATTCGTCTCCACCGTGGCCAACTGCGTGGTGCCCCTGATGAAGACGCGCAGCCGCACCTTCTCCACGCTGCTCTTTGTCGTCCTCCTCGCCTTCCTGTGGAGGAACTGGGAGGTCATCTCGCAGTACCTGGATCGCTTCCTGCTGTCCCCTAGTTGA
- the tmcc1b gene encoding transmembrane and coiled-coil domains protein 1b isoform X2, with the protein MDQTSSEQSPEEPDAGGRVEQEVGRRASESEHGLSKITHNALENMGALGHGLKQLFQPQRRRSSVSPHDAAASSSGGPALEPPDGGGPEVGDTHSAPGPDSDPHTTSSAPPAALSRVLQQIRGAPPIMKRGTSLQSRRTKAGGTGDPPQKGSPQIHRRSTQEVMLLQAGRPRSSSTTDTPTSPALADMLLTSGYHSTEEPDRLDCLDGSGPAVSPNALSCGADGYGLDSVDTTPDPQRTKQAIAQLQQKILKLTEQIKIEQTARDDNVAEYLKLANNADKQQSARIKQVFEKKNQKSAQTIQQLQRKLEHYHRKLREVEHNGIPRHPKDVLRDMHQGLKGVGAKVTGGLSSFSHATHSAAGAVVSKPREIASLIRNKFGSADNISALKDSLDEPQEDGQVLGTGGSRTLGGASSPKYGSEDDCSSATSGSAGANSITGAPGGPPSSKGLNTLEHGQSLGLDTLLHEVQELRDSQGRLDESFDSLKSHYQRDYTMIMQALQEERYRCERLEEQLNDLTELHQNEILNLKQELASMEEKIAYQSYERARDIQEALEVCQTRISKMELQQQQQQVVQLEGLENATARTLLGKLINVLLAVMAVLLVFVSTVANCVVPLMKTRSRTFSTLLFVVLLAFLWRNWEVISQYLDRFLLSPS; encoded by the exons ATGGATCAGACTAGTAGTGAGCAGAGTCCTGAGGAGCCGGATGCGGGAGGTCGGGTGGAGCAGGAGGTTGGCCGAAGGGCATCTGAGTCGGAGCACGGCCTGTCCAAAATCACCCACAATGCACTGGAGAACATGGGCGCGCTTGGCCACGGCCTGAAGCAGCTTTTCCAGCCGCAGCGCCGCCGCTCGTCCGTCTCCCCGCACGACGCCGCCGCCTCCTCCTCAGGTGGCCCCGCCCTTGAGCCCCCTGACGGTGGGGGGCCAGAGGTTGGGGACACCCACTCGGCACCCGGTCCGGACTCTGACCCCCACACTACTTCCTCCGCTCCCCCTGCAGCTCTGAGCCGCGTTCTGCAGCAAATCCGTGGCGCGCCCCCCATAATGAAGCGAGGGACCAGTCTGCAGAGCCGCCGCACTAAGGCGGGGGGGACCGGGGACCCCCCCCAGAAAGGCAGCCCCCAGATCCACCGGAGGAGTACACAGGAGGTTATGCTGCTGCAGGCTGGCCGCCCGCGCTCCTCCTCCACCACGGACACGCCCACCAGCCCCGCCCTGGCCGACATGCTGCTCACTTCCGGGTACCACTCCACTGAGGAGCCTGACAGG CTGGATTGTCTGGACGGTTCCGGCCCGGCCGTATCGCCCAACGCCCTCTCCTGCGGAGCCGACGGTTACGGGCTGGACTCGGTCGACACCACCCCCGACCCCCAGCGCACAAAACAGGCCATCGCCCAGCTGCAGCAGAAGATCCTCAAGCTCACAGAGCAGATCAAGATTGAGCAGACGGCCAGAGACGACAACGTGGCCGAGTACCTGAAGCTGGCCAACAACGCGGACAAGCAGCAGAGTGCCCGCATCAAACAGGTGTTTGAGAAGAAGAACCAGAAGTCGGCCCAGACCATCCAGCAGCTGCAGAGGAAGCTGGAGCACTACCATCGCAAACTGAGAGAGGTGGAACACAACGGTATCCCCCGTCATCCCAAAGACGTGCTCCGAGACATGCACCAAGGCCTCAAGGGCGTGGGCGCTAAG GTCACCGGTGGCCTCTCCAGCTTCTCCCACGCCACTCACTCGGCGGCCGGGGCCGTGGTGTCCAAGCCTCGAGAGATCGCCTCCCTCATCCGCAACAAGTTTGGCAGCGCAGACAACATATCTGCCCTGAAGGACTCCCTGGACGAGCCCCAGGAAGATGGTCAAGTTTTGGGGACTGGGGGGTCCAGGACCCTGGGGGGGGCTTCTAGCCCCAAGTACGGCAGCGAGGACGACTGCTCCAGTGCCACCTCCGGCTCGGCTGGGGCCAACAGCATCACAGGGGCCCCCGGGGGCCCGCCCAGCTCTAAGGGCTTGAACACACTGGAGCACGGCCAGAGCTTGGGCTTGGACACGCTGCTCCACGAGGTCCAGGAGCTCCGGGACAGCCAAGGTCGGCTGGATGAGTCGTTTGACAGCCTGAAAAGCCATTACCAGAGAGACTACACCATGATCATGCAGGCCCTgcaggaggagagatacag gtgtgagCGTTTAGAGGAGCAGCTGAATGACTTAACAGAGCTGCACCAGAATGAGATCCTGAACCTGAAGCAGGAGCTGGCCAGCATGGAGGAGAAGATCGCCTATCAGTCTTACGAGAGAGCTAGAGACATTCAG GAGGCTCTGGAGGTGTGCCAGACGCGTATCTCCAAGATGGAGCtgcagcaacaacagcagcaggtGGTCCAGCTAGAGGGCCTAGAGAACGCCACGGCCCGGACCTTGCTGGGCAAGCTCATCAACGTACTGCTAGCCGTCATGGCCGTGCTCCTGGTATTCGTCTCCACCGTGGCCAACTGCGTGGTGCCCCTGATGAAGACGCGCAGCCGCACCTTCTCCACGCTGCTCTTTGTCGTCCTCCTCGCCTTCCTGTGGAGGAACTGGGAGGTCATCTCGCAGTACCTGGATCGCTTCCTGCTGTCCCCTAGTTGA
- the tmcc1b gene encoding transmembrane and coiled-coil domains protein 1b isoform X1, with protein sequence MDQTSSEQSPEEPDAGGRVEQEVGRRASESEHGLSKITHNALENMGALGHGLKQLFQPQRRRSSVSPHDAAASSSGGPALEPPDGGGPEVGDTHSAPGPDSDPHTTSSAPPAALSRVLQQIRGAPPIMKRGTSLQSRRTKAGGTGDPPQKGSPQIHRRSTQEVMLLQAGRPRSSSTTDTPTSPALADMLLTSGYHSTEEPDRLDCLDGSGPAVSPNALSCGADGYGLDSVDTTPDPQRTKQAIAQLQQKILKLTEQIKIEQTARDDNVAEYLKLANNADKQQSARIKQVFEKKNQKSAQTIQQLQRKLEHYHRKLREVEHNGIPRHPKDVLRDMHQGLKGVGAKVTGGLSSFSHATHSAAGAVVSKPREIASLIRNKFGSADNISALKDSLDEPQEDGQVLGTGGSRTLGGASSPKYGSEDDCSSATSGSAGANSITGAPGGPPSSKGLNTLEHGQSLGLDTLLHEVQELRDSQGRLDESFDSLKSHYQRDYTMIMQALQEERYRSPLHATHNRQRNRCERLEEQLNDLTELHQNEILNLKQELASMEEKIAYQSYERARDIQEALEVCQTRISKMELQQQQQQVVQLEGLENATARTLLGKLINVLLAVMAVLLVFVSTVANCVVPLMKTRSRTFSTLLFVVLLAFLWRNWEVISQYLDRFLLSPS encoded by the exons ATGGATCAGACTAGTAGTGAGCAGAGTCCTGAGGAGCCGGATGCGGGAGGTCGGGTGGAGCAGGAGGTTGGCCGAAGGGCATCTGAGTCGGAGCACGGCCTGTCCAAAATCACCCACAATGCACTGGAGAACATGGGCGCGCTTGGCCACGGCCTGAAGCAGCTTTTCCAGCCGCAGCGCCGCCGCTCGTCCGTCTCCCCGCACGACGCCGCCGCCTCCTCCTCAGGTGGCCCCGCCCTTGAGCCCCCTGACGGTGGGGGGCCAGAGGTTGGGGACACCCACTCGGCACCCGGTCCGGACTCTGACCCCCACACTACTTCCTCCGCTCCCCCTGCAGCTCTGAGCCGCGTTCTGCAGCAAATCCGTGGCGCGCCCCCCATAATGAAGCGAGGGACCAGTCTGCAGAGCCGCCGCACTAAGGCGGGGGGGACCGGGGACCCCCCCCAGAAAGGCAGCCCCCAGATCCACCGGAGGAGTACACAGGAGGTTATGCTGCTGCAGGCTGGCCGCCCGCGCTCCTCCTCCACCACGGACACGCCCACCAGCCCCGCCCTGGCCGACATGCTGCTCACTTCCGGGTACCACTCCACTGAGGAGCCTGACAGG CTGGATTGTCTGGACGGTTCCGGCCCGGCCGTATCGCCCAACGCCCTCTCCTGCGGAGCCGACGGTTACGGGCTGGACTCGGTCGACACCACCCCCGACCCCCAGCGCACAAAACAGGCCATCGCCCAGCTGCAGCAGAAGATCCTCAAGCTCACAGAGCAGATCAAGATTGAGCAGACGGCCAGAGACGACAACGTGGCCGAGTACCTGAAGCTGGCCAACAACGCGGACAAGCAGCAGAGTGCCCGCATCAAACAGGTGTTTGAGAAGAAGAACCAGAAGTCGGCCCAGACCATCCAGCAGCTGCAGAGGAAGCTGGAGCACTACCATCGCAAACTGAGAGAGGTGGAACACAACGGTATCCCCCGTCATCCCAAAGACGTGCTCCGAGACATGCACCAAGGCCTCAAGGGCGTGGGCGCTAAG GTCACCGGTGGCCTCTCCAGCTTCTCCCACGCCACTCACTCGGCGGCCGGGGCCGTGGTGTCCAAGCCTCGAGAGATCGCCTCCCTCATCCGCAACAAGTTTGGCAGCGCAGACAACATATCTGCCCTGAAGGACTCCCTGGACGAGCCCCAGGAAGATGGTCAAGTTTTGGGGACTGGGGGGTCCAGGACCCTGGGGGGGGCTTCTAGCCCCAAGTACGGCAGCGAGGACGACTGCTCCAGTGCCACCTCCGGCTCGGCTGGGGCCAACAGCATCACAGGGGCCCCCGGGGGCCCGCCCAGCTCTAAGGGCTTGAACACACTGGAGCACGGCCAGAGCTTGGGCTTGGACACGCTGCTCCACGAGGTCCAGGAGCTCCGGGACAGCCAAGGTCGGCTGGATGAGTCGTTTGACAGCCTGAAAAGCCATTACCAGAGAGACTACACCATGATCATGCAGGCCCTgcaggaggagagatacaggtcgCCACTGCATGCCACACACAACCGACAACGCAACCG gtgtgagCGTTTAGAGGAGCAGCTGAATGACTTAACAGAGCTGCACCAGAATGAGATCCTGAACCTGAAGCAGGAGCTGGCCAGCATGGAGGAGAAGATCGCCTATCAGTCTTACGAGAGAGCTAGAGACATTCAG GAGGCTCTGGAGGTGTGCCAGACGCGTATCTCCAAGATGGAGCtgcagcaacaacagcagcaggtGGTCCAGCTAGAGGGCCTAGAGAACGCCACGGCCCGGACCTTGCTGGGCAAGCTCATCAACGTACTGCTAGCCGTCATGGCCGTGCTCCTGGTATTCGTCTCCACCGTGGCCAACTGCGTGGTGCCCCTGATGAAGACGCGCAGCCGCACCTTCTCCACGCTGCTCTTTGTCGTCCTCCTCGCCTTCCTGTGGAGGAACTGGGAGGTCATCTCGCAGTACCTGGATCGCTTCCTGCTGTCCCCTAGTTGA